The Candidatus Neomarinimicrobiota bacterium genome includes the window TTGGAAGCCAAGGTCGCCACATTTCTGGGAATGGATGATGCCATCCTGTATTCCTCCTGTTTTGATGCCAATGGTGGCTTGTTTGAAACTATTCTCGGTCCTGAAGATGCCATAATCTCAGATCAATTGAACCATGCCTCCATCATTGATGGCGTAAGGTTGTGCAAGGCCAAGCGTTACCGTTATGCGAATAGCAATATGGAAGAACTGGAAGCCATCCTGAAAGAAACCCAGAGTGCTCGTACCCGGTTGATCGCCACTGATGGCATTTTTTCAATGGATGGTTATGTAGCCAAAATTGATGAGATCTGTGATCTGGCTGATAAATATGATGCTCTGGTCCATGTTGATGATTCTCATGCTACAGGATTTTTCGGCCCTACCGGTCGCGGTTCTTATGAATTTCGGGGAGCCATGGGTCGTGTGGATATTATTACCTCAACTCTGGGTAAAGCCATGGGAGGAGCCAGCGGTGGCTTTACAGCTGCCCGTCAGGAAATAGTAGATATGTTGCGTCAGCGTTCCCGACCCTATTTATTCAGCAATACATTGGCACCAGCCATCACTGCAGCCAGTATTGCAGTTATTGACCTCTTATCAGAAACACCTGATCTGAGGGAGCAGCTCGTAAAAAATACTGAATATTTCCGACAAAAAATTACAGATGCAGGTTTTGACATAAAGGCTGGTGAACATCCCATTGTCCCCATTATGCTGGGGGATGCGAAACTAGCCCAGGATATGGCTGCTGCCATGTTGGAGTTGGGTATCTATGTGATAGGCTTTTCATTTCCGGTGGTTCCCAAGGGTGAAGCCCGGATTCGCGTACAGATCAGTGCAGCCCACACCCGCGAGCATTTGGATAAGGCCATCAATGCTTTTATTACTGTGGGAAAAAAATTCGGAGTCATATAGACAGACATCATATTTTATGATTATGTAGAGACGTA containing:
- the kbl gene encoding glycine C-acetyltransferase — encoded protein: MNTTKERLNQELSEIKSAGLYKAERVIESQQSAEIQVAGTSVLNFCANNYLGLSNHPTLIKAAQDGLEKWGFGLSSVRFICGTQSIHKQLEAKVATFLGMDDAILYSSCFDANGGLFETILGPEDAIISDQLNHASIIDGVRLCKAKRYRYANSNMEELEAILKETQSARTRLIATDGIFSMDGYVAKIDEICDLADKYDALVHVDDSHATGFFGPTGRGSYEFRGAMGRVDIITSTLGKAMGGASGGFTAARQEIVDMLRQRSRPYLFSNTLAPAITAASIAVIDLLSETPDLREQLVKNTEYFRQKITDAGFDIKAGEHPIVPIMLGDAKLAQDMAAAMLELGIYVIGFSFPVVPKGEARIRVQISAAHTREHLDKAINAFITVGKKFGVI